From Panicum hallii strain FIL2 chromosome 2, PHallii_v3.1, whole genome shotgun sequence, a single genomic window includes:
- the LOC112879283 gene encoding uncharacterized protein LOC112879283: protein MSRGGGVGKHLQHVRWLWRAPRRALCAARDLYVRSLTGCAGHLPGEAAFGYPSFAGAPGFRVDSFASSRRSSDAGDEDLRELIRAASQRRAAEAAAAAHPAAVPRSQSVAMARIDEDRPCDFGGPLVFPRSRSCAVGAARRGRVAALAA, encoded by the coding sequence ATgagccggggcggcggcgtcggcaAGCACCTCCAGCACGTGCGCTGGTTGTggcgggcgccgcggcgggcgctGTGCGCGGCGCGGGACCTGTACGTGCGCAGCCTCACGGGGTGCGCGGGCCACCTACCGGGGGAGGCCGCCTTCGGCTACCCGTCCTTCGCCGGTGCGCCGGGGTTCCGCGTCGACAGCTTCGCGTCGTCCCGCCGCTCCTCGGACGCCGGGGACGAGGACCTGCGGGAGCTCATCCGCGCCGCGTCGCAGCGGAGGGcggccgaggccgccgccgcggcgcaccCGGCGGCCGTGCCGCGGAGCCAGAGCGTGGCCATGGCGCGGATCGACGAGGACCGGCCGTGCGACTTCGGCGGCCCCCTCGTGTTCCCCAGGAGCCGCAGCTGCGCCGTCGGGGCCGCGCGGAGGGGCAGGgtggccgcgctcgccgcctgA
- the LOC112882246 gene encoding glycine-rich cell wall structural protein-like, whose translation MSPTKTGVAVLLALLALSAPLASWAAGQGRPNPGGGPWFGGGGGGIPWFGGGPGPGAAFFGGWGEGGLGYRRGAVVPPSMVCAEQGPCHGKRLTCPARCFRSFSYKGKNGGGGGGGGGCSFDCTSRCVATC comes from the coding sequence ATGTCCCCGACCAAGACCGGCGTCGCCGTGCTCCTCGCCCTCCTGGCGCTGTCGGCGCCCCTGGCCTCGTGGGCCGCCGGCCAGGGCCGGCCGAACCCCGGCGGCGGCCCGTggttcggcggcggcggcggcgggatcccgtggttcggcggcggcccgggaccGGGCGCCGCGTTCTTCGGCGGGTGGGGCGAGGGCGGGCTCGGGTACCGGCGCGGGGCCGTGGTGCCGCCCTCCATGGTGTGCGCGGAGCAGGGGCCCTGCCACGGGAAGCGCCTCACCTGCCCGGCCCGCTGCTTCAGGTCCTTCAGCTACAAGGGcaagaacggcggcggcgggggcggcggagggggctgCAGCTTCGACTGCACCAGCCGCTGCGTCGCCACCTGCTGA
- the LOC112879621 gene encoding protein PHLOEM PROTEIN 2-LIKE A10-like, translating to MYRRRVLAFARRRRRWLLWAGASAGCYLIYRHPAVASRRRRLVRIASALASLADAAAAVASDLAAFLSSDSDAVPQTLKQISKLAASPEASASASALSGALAAGVLCGYYAGTLGSGASPGGEVALSDRVLDRVLSPDGERLASAVAGSFGRHLVLAFYSAPSQPSTTDASPESWVDALTSRRCQRAIRSWVEVFTATAVGVFIDKTIHINTYDQLFAAATNPAYGARLQELFIALCSTSIETLVKTSHGVLSSANSTGGDANANANSGSDGVGEGWVETVSSALAVPSNRKLVLDLTGRATFEAVRSFLEFVLWKLHASARAGGDATIAAGLRALRLMSDRSMVIATICIVLCLHVLNSTWLLVPA from the coding sequence ATGtaccgccgccgcgtcctcgccttcgcccgccgccggcgccgctggCTCCTATGGGCCGGCGCCTCCGCGGGGTGCTACCTGATCTACCGCCACCCGGCCGTggcgtcccgccgccgccgcctcgtgcGCATCGCCTCCGCGTTGGCCTCCCtcgcggacgccgccgccgcggtggcGTCCGACCTCGCAGCCTTCCTCAGCTCCGACTCCGACGCGGTTCCTCAGACTCTGAAGCAGATCTCCAAGCTCGCCGCCTCGCCCGAGGCCTCCGCGTCCGCGTCCGCGCTGTCCGgggcgctcgccgccggcgtgctCTGCGGCTACTACGCCGGCACGCTAGGCTCCGGTGCCTCCCCGGGAGGCGAAGTGGCGCTATCGGACCGCGTGCTGGACAGGGTGCTCTCCCCCGACGGGGAGCGCCTCGCGTCCGCCGTCGCCGGCAGCTTCGGGCGCCACCTCGTGCTCGCCTTCTACTCGGCCCCGTCGCAGCCTTCGACAACGGACGCCTCGCCGGAGAGCTGGGTTGATGCCCTCACCTCACGGAGATGCCAGAGAGCGATCCGCAGCTGGGTTGAGGTCTTCACGGCCACCGCGGTTGGCGTCTTCATAGACAAGACAATCCACATCAACACCTACGACCAGctcttcgccgccgccaccaaccCTGCCTACGGTGCCAGGCTTCAAGAGCTTTTCATTGCACTCTGCAGCACCTCCATCGAGACACTGGTGAAGACATCCCATGGCGTCCTGTCCAGTGCCAACAGTACCGGTGGAGATGCCAATGCCAATGCCAACTCCGGCAGTGATGGGGTTGGGGAAGGGTGGGTCGAGACTGTGTCAAGTGCTCTGGCGGTGCCGAGCAACCGCAAGCTCGTTCTGGATTTGACGGGCAGGGCAACATTTGAGGCAGTGCGGTCGTTCCTCGAGTTTGTGCTGTGGAAACTGCATGCCAGCGCGAGGGCTGGAGGTGATGCCACAATTGCGGCGGGATTGCGTGCCTTGAGGCTTATGAGTGATAGGTCAATGGTAATTGCCACGATCTGCATAGTATTGTGCTTGCATGTCTTGAATAGCACATGGCTCTTGGTGCCAGCTTGA
- the LOC112879622 gene encoding phytosulfokines 4-like has protein sequence MASAKVMVLAVLLLAASSASVASAGRTDPAAAGASSLDQGSTAAGERGCEGANDEDECMMRRTLAVHTDYIYTQEHHN, from the exons ATGGCGAGTGCGAAGGTGATGGTGCTCGCGGTCCTCCTCCTGGCGGCGTCGTCGGCCTCCGTGGCCAGCGCCGGCCGGACCGAccccgcggcggccggcgcctcTTCTCTTGACCAG GGATCGACGGCTGCGGGGGAGCGCGGGTGCGAGGGGGCGAACGACGAGGACGAGTGCATGATGAGGCGCACGCTGGCGGTGCACACCGACTACATCTACACCCAGGAGCATCACAACTAG